A portion of the Lolium rigidum isolate FL_2022 chromosome 1, APGP_CSIRO_Lrig_0.1, whole genome shotgun sequence genome contains these proteins:
- the LOC124656216 gene encoding probable CCR4-associated factor 1 homolog 11: MFSMFPPPPASFHGRVPPPQTTDHPVPMPAPHVPVLVHPVWAWSFHQEAARLRHFAEGARYVAVNVHYPGLVHHPGKDQDALTDEKRYPILKANVDALKPLQVGIAVCDRDGKTEAWEFNLRDFRRHSDPHDANSLAYLAGRGLDVDTFANHGVDAWSLGAMLLHYSGLIGPWRGLSWVTYTCAYHVAYLLKIVTGGCPLPNDLAGFVGAVRHFLGDQVYDVAGMAAECPKLPVGLERIAAHLGFHPPWNSPRLAAAAGVRALQVFRSLEDGELRGKVSRYRGLLQGLHH, translated from the coding sequence ATGTTTTCGAtgtttccgccgccgccggcttctTTCCACGGCCGCGTGCCTCCGCCGCAGACCACGGACCACCCCGTCCCCATGCCGGCGCCACACGTCCCCGTCCTGGTGCACCCCGTGTGGGCCTGGAGCTTCCACCAAGAGGCGGCCAGGCTCCGCCACTTTGCCGAGGGCGCCCGGTACGTCGCCGTCAACGTGCACTACCCGGGCCTCGTCCACCATCCCGGCAAGGACCAAGACGCCCTCACCGACGAGAAGCGCTACCCCATCCTCAAGGCCAATGTGGACGCCCTCAAGCCGCTCCAGGTCGGGATCGCCGTCTGCGACCGCGACGGCAAGACCGAAGCTTGGGAGTTCAACCTCCGGGACTTCCGCCGCCACTCTGATCCGCACGACGCGAACTCCCTAGCCTACCTAGCCGGCCGTGGCCTCGACGTGGACACGTTCGCGAACCACGGCGTGGACGCCTGGAGCCTCGGCGCCATGCTGCTACATTACTCCGGCCTCATCGGGCCCTGGCGCGGCCTGTCGTGGGTCACCTACACCTGTGCGTACCACGTTGCCTACCTGCTCAAGATCGTCACCGGCGGCTGCCCGCTCCCGAACGACTTGGCCGGGTTCGTGGGCGCGGTGCGGCACTTCCTCGGCGACCAGGTCTACGACGTCGCCGGGATGGCCGCCGAGTGCCCGAAGTTGCCCGTTGGGCTGGAGCGCATCGCCGCCCACCTCGGCTTCCATCCGCCCTGGAATAGCCCGAGGCTCGCTGCTGCCGCCGGCGTGCGCGCGCTGCAGGTGTTCAGGAGCTTGGAGGACGGAGAGCTCCGAGGCAAGGTCAGCAGATACAGAGGCCTGCTTCAAGGCCTGCATCACTAG
- the LOC124683334 gene encoding N-(5'-phosphoribosyl)anthranilate isomerase 1, chloroplastic-like: protein MSTAFSTKHPLRVATPSSKGRPRLPLVKMQYSSSKRASPSISLTSSAVDAARNEPVVKMCGITSARDAECAAKAGAKLIGMILWPNSKRSVQLSEAKEISRVAKSYGAEPVGVFVDDDEETILRLSDSCNLELIQLHGDSSRALLPALAKNNRIVYVLNADGDGKLINSPPSEKYAIDWFLVDSAEGGSGKGFNWEKFRMPPAKSKNGWLLAGGLHADNVCQAASALKPNGVDVSSGICSTDGISKDPNRILSFMRSVQFLSSQ from the exons ATGTCGACAGCGTTCTCAACCAAGCATCCGCTTCGGGTGGCCACACCTTCGAGCAAAG GGCGTCCAAGGTTGCCTCTAGTTAAAATGCAATATTCGTCCAGCAAACGAGCTAGCCCTTCCATTTCCTTAACTTCCAGTGCGGTGGATGCGGCAAGAAACGAGCCCGTAGTCAAAATGTGTGGCATCACATCTGCTAGAGATGCAGAATGTGCTGCAAAGGCTGGAGCTAAACTTATCGGGATGATTCTTTGGCCCAACTCCAAGCGATCTGTCCAGCTGTCAGAAGCCAAAGAAATATCCAGAGTAGCAAAGTCTTACGGGGCTGAACCTGTTGGTGTGTTTGTCGATGACGACGAAGAGACCATCTTAAGGTTATCCGATTCATGCAACCTTGAACTCATTCAG CTTCATGGAGATAGCTCTCGAGCACTACTTCCTGCTCTTGCCAAGAACAACCGAATTGTGTACGTTCTGAATGCTGATGGGGATGGAAAACTTATCAATTCTCCTCCCAGCGAAAAATATGCCATAGACTGGTTTTTGGTGGATAGCGCAGAGGGTGGAAG TGGCAAAGGATTCAACTGGGAGAAATTTCGAATGCCGCCAGCCAAAAGCAAGAATGGCTGGCTGTTAGCAGGAGGCCTTCATGCGGATAATGTTTGCCAAGCCGCTTCTGCTCTAAAACCAAATGGCGTGGATGTTAGCAGTGGAATATGTTCTACTGATGGTATAAGTAAGGACCCGAATAGAATATTGTCTTTCATGAGAAGCGTACAATTTTTGAGTTCCCAGTGA
- the LOC124683335 gene encoding reticulon-like protein B2, with protein MADPAEETVAAPPPTPAAPAEGGLAPPLPVEPTTEKEAEASPEKAAPPASASAPETTVRSRGFKLLGEDTSVHKVLGGGKAADVLLWKDKKTTAVVIGGATVLWVLFEVLDYHLLTLISHVMIGGLAVLFLWSKAMTFIKKSPPDFPVIQISEDAAVNVARALRNDVNRALHLFREIALGHDLKKFLGVIAALWVLSEVGSCCDFLTLVYVAVLMIHTIPILYDKYQDKVDHFAGKAHTEACKHYEVLDTKVLSKIPRGPAKAKKQT; from the exons ATGGCCGATCCAGCCGAGGAGACCGTCGCCGCGCCCCCGCCCACCCCGGCAGCGCCCGCCGAGGGCGGCCTGGCACCGCCGCTGCCAGTGGAGCCGACCACGGAAAAAGAGGCCGAGGCCTCGCCGGAGAAGGCGGCCCCGCCTGCGTCTGCGTCTGCGCCGGAGACGACGGTGAGGTCCCGCGGGTTCAAGCTGCTTGGGGAGGACACCTCCGTGCATAAGGTGCTTGGAGGCGGTAAAG CTGCTGACGTACTGTTATGGAAAGACAAGAAGACAACTGCTGTAGTGATCGGTGGCGCAACTGTCCTTTGGGTTTTGTTTGAAGTGCTTGATTACCACCTCTTAACTCTGATATCCCATGTGATGATTGGAGGCCTGGCCGTCTTGTTTCTGTGGTCCAAAGCTATGACCTTTATCAAGAA GAGTCCACCGGATTTTCCTGTCATTCAGATATCTGAAGATGCCGCTGTGAATGTGGCACGGGCATTGCGCAACGACGTCAACAGGGCCCTTCATTTGTTTCGGGAGATTGCACTGGGGCATGATCTGAAGAAGTTTCTTGGT GTCATTGCTGCTCTCTGGGTTCTCTCTGAAGTAGGAAGCTGCTGTGACTTCCTCACCCTGGTCTACGTTG CTGTCCTGATGATCCACACCATACCGATCTTGTACGACAAGTACCAGGACAAGGTGGATCACTTCGCTGGAAAGGCCCATACCGAGGCATGCAAGCACTACGAGGTGCTGGATACCAAGGTTCTGAGCAAGATACCCAGGGGACCGGCCAAGgcaaagaagcaaacttag